In the Ornithodoros turicata isolate Travis chromosome 5, ASM3712646v1, whole genome shotgun sequence genome, CACGACCCGAAGAGCAACGTACACAATTTTTATGCAGTATAGCGCATTCGGCGGAGAGCATACAGGCTGAAACCGACGAATGACAGATTAAAAGAGGAACCACCAGCCTTACTCTGGTAGGCGAGTGTGGCCAGTAAGAGCCACAAGTCTGGTACTCGGCCGACCAGAGAGTGACCTGGAGTCCAGCGCTGTAGGAGTCGCAGTACGATAGCGCCCACGGCAAGCGATGCCAGGAGGCTCAGCCAGACCTACAAAATAAACTATCTCGATATCCCTGCTCACTAAATAATGCGTCAATCGAGGGGATACTCCTCGGCCTCTCCACTGTCGGCGTCAGtgagggaagaaagaaaagactgCGTTTTCAGATCGCTACATTGAACGTCTTGTGAGTGCACGATTTCATACTGTAAAAAAGCAGAGTATGGGCAGAGAGACTCTAAGAGTCCTTCTGTCCCGTCCGTTATTCTTTTTTGCCCAAACTCAGCTCCTTACCGTATGGAGCTTACGGTCTCTCCCAATATGGCACACTGCATTTCCACGGTCATACCGAACAGCAAGCAAACGGTAAGTTGTAGCGACAAAAACAAAAGCCTGTCGTTTGGCCATGCGGCGTGGCTTATTTGCAAATATTTATAGAAATGATGAGTTGGACTCCTATACCACGGAACAGGAGGGCCCGCCATGTTACTGATCGCTGATCTTATTTGCAAACGTTAAGAAATCGCTTTATGTGTGTTCTTCCTGAAGACGACAATCGTCTTCCCTCCCACCTGGGACTCCTGGGACCTTTCTCACGTCAGTCAAGGAGACAGAAATAATGTAATATGTATTTTTATCGGCGAATGACGTGCTTTTCCAGTGCGCAGTGAAAGCTGTGGAGCGCCTGCGAGAATTTTCTTCCACATGTCCTATCACCTAAGCCACGACGGCGGTGCGGTCTTGAAAGTCTCGAATGAAGCAAGAGTAGGACGCACAAACGCTCGCCTATGTGCACAAATACAGGAGACTGAGCATCACCATATAATGAAGACCACACGATAGATGCAATGCCCCATGCAGGGTGCCGTACACCACGGTTTGTattagtgatgcaaaactatcgataaatTTGTTACTGATACGTTAATAGTTTTTTGAAAACAATCCATAGTGTcgaaaaactatcgatagttttacgATAATCGACCATAGGTAGCACTGTTCTTTCGTTTGTCTTTACTATCGATAGCTAGATTTGGTTCTCACTATGGATGCTTCCGTTCCCGTCTTCGTTTTCGAACTGGCAGAGTCACGTGCGACACTTAGCTGCAATGTACGGATGATGCACTAGCACTGCAACCAGCggaaaaaaaatgctcatcaaaaTCATCGCGATGCGACTGGGATGCCACGATCAATCCAATTCAGAGGGTATCGCGTGACCTTGTGGATGGTTTGAGCGGCATCAGAAGCTCAAGGTCAGTGTCAGAGGTAAAACTGCTCCGAGTTCTATTGTAAAACTTGTAGAAGTGAGACGTTTTCGTTTTCTCTGCTACCCGTTAGTTCTCGGGTAGCTAATTATCGATCGTGTACTATCGattgttcttctttctttttttgtactcTCGACAGTCGATCATCGATAGCGCTATCgttagttttgcatcactagttTGTGTACAGTTTCCGCTACCCGACGAGTATAACCGACGGAAGTTACCTGGATTCGAAAGGGTTGCACTATGGCTTGTGTGAAGGGCATCCGTCTGGGCACTTTTGTGACGAAGGCGAAGCAGTCCACAATGTAAGGGTAAATGTAGTCGACGTACTTGACCCTGTTGTAGAAGATGCTGAGGCCGCCCAAGGAGACATCTACTTCCTAACGAACGTCAGATAAGACAACGCGGACTGCCCCTATCACAACACACAGAATACCTTTCGGTGCACCATGCCAATCATGCCGCTCCAGCGTTCGCCATCCACGCCTCCAAATTTTCTCTCCGGGTTTGGCACCAACGTGAACCTGCAACGACCACGAAATTACGTGACATCGTTGCTGCAACATTTGACGGCCGGTAAGGTCATGCAACGCCGGCTGTGCTTAAGCATAACACGGTACAATGCCAAGTGTTCTCCAACTTATTTTCTCCGGTATGAGAGAGGGTACTCACGTGAAATTGAAATGTTGGGAGAGGGTAGATAGAAATGTCATTTCGAAGCCGTCAAAGCAACGTTCCGGTGTTGTGCAAAAGTCCTTGTGGACACCTTGAAGCCTTGCGTGAGGAGGATTCTGGAATAATTGAGTCTACGTCCATGCACCAGGGCTATCATTAATACACTCCTCGTTTGAGTCCTATAGCCCAGTCTATAGGGTGCGCGTAACAGATTTGTGCTGACAAGTGGCATAGCTATGGGGgcttggggggagggggatccATTGTGACGATTGCGGAAGGTCTTGTAGTTACCGGTATCTATCTGAGCAGCGTTCTTGAACCGTTTTGAAATTATGAGCTTTTAAAACCAGTAcgtacttccaatctcgtgacacggCCTCACTGGTCATGACACGTACCCCGCACATGTAAATCATATTAAACGATCAAACATTCTATATTTTGCTATCCGATTTCGCTGTATGCACAGGTATGTATGTACCTCGGATCTGCGGGGGGGTCGTATCGCGatccctaccttggaggtctggctataCGCTGGTGTTGACTGCCTATGTGACTTTGTTCGATTGTCTTACGTGAAGAGTACCGATGAACATATGTAGTCCGCTTAGCGACTGGTGAAGCTGCCAGTATCCATGGTCACGGTGGGCGAGGCCGCACATGCTGCAGGATACATTACATTCCCTGGCTATCCAAAGGCGTACCGACGGGCCACCAATATATCTATGTTTCTCTACCTGCGTTCAAAACGGATGACCTTTAGACCTTCGTATACAGAAATAAGCAGGTGGCGTGCATACCAGGTATTTGCTGTGTACCCTGCCCGAGTCTAAGTTGATGAGCAAGCCATCGCAACAGTTGAACTGCAAGAAGGACTGTACTGGACTGCCGAGCACTGCCGACATGTTCCGAAAGCTCACGTGGCAGAGCATGCCCACGCGTGAATTGAGAGAGTTCTGCACGACAGCGGGCAAGAACGGAATatgaagatgcgaaaaacgtcataggtTAGCGCGAGCACTCAAAGTCGTGTATTCACGTGCCTTGCTTACGGTGGGgaatcctgcgacacagccacaatgCAGGTGTCTCACGTAACCTgtcaaaaaattatatttaaaaatctacacgTCGGAAAATGATGCGGTCAAGGCATCCGCCTTCAGAGAGTTCTTGCCATCGTGTGAGAacacttttataattttttcgccatgagaaatttaattttccgaATTAACGTCCGGAAAATGCCTAGTAAACCTAACATTTTTTCGACAGATTCGGGAAGCACGGGTCGGGCTTATCCTACCACGAAAAAATTGATTTCGTGGCACAAAATTAAGGAACAAATTGGGAAAATATCCAATTTCGTGCCTCGCAAATTGCCGCTCGCCTTTCGCATCCCGCCAGAGCGCTCCGGGAAGCGACGCATAAAAAACAGTCGCCCCGACCCTTCGCAATCGGCCCTTCATATCGTGCAGGTTGGCGAGCCGTATCACCAAAgcaaacgataaaaaaaaaaaaaaaaaagaaaaaaaagaagcgaagAGTAGAACGCTATCACCAAGTGAACCTGTCGCTGATAACATGAGGGCGTTGAGAGTGGAATTAAAGAGGCGGGGCGACTGTTTTTCATGCGTCGCTTCCCGGAGCGCTGTGACGGGATGCGAAAGGCGAGCGGCATTTTGCGCAGCCCGAAATGGGATattttcccaatttttttccGCTCCTTACTTTTGTACCAAAAAATGAAATTTTCCTTGCTGGGCTGAACTCGACCCGTGATTCCTGAATCCGTTGAAAAAATGTTAGGTTGACTAGGCATTTTCCGAACTTAATTCGAAAAATTAAATTTCCCATGGCGAAAAATTCATGAAACTGTTCTCACACGATGTCAAAAACTCTCTGAAGGCGAACATCGTTGACCCCATAATATTCCGATgtgtagatttttaaatataattttttgacacgttacgtgagacaccctgtatattccgtagcagacgacaggcaaACACGCTAatgacgtcgtctgctaagtgcgcagtacgccactcccgatattccggcaccgtgtgaatgctcaaccaaacacggggcggaacttcggctccgtgaaCAGTGCTTTGCTTTTCTGTATTCCgttagaatattccgtgaggatgccGTTCGTGTGGATACACGGGTGAACAGTTGGAAAGAAGTATTTGTTCCCTCCTGAAGAGACAACTGTGATAATGGGCTTGCTTTGGTCTTATAGCCCCGAGCCCTAAGGGGGTGCTCTCTGCGCCGGTAGTAGTTCAGACTTTCGTATTGGTCCGCAGCCGTATTTAGGGTTCCGTGGCGTTGCGTACGAGACTTGTTTCAGATTAAGCCCTTAATAAAAACAACAGAGCGTCTCAGAGTACTCGACGCCATCACGCGCACAGATACGTGAGATTTTCTTGTGCTCTTGCAACGAAGCGGTACAGTACGCGTCGCTATCATGTTGCGGGGAAATGAATATAATGAACCTCTACGCTCCACTTCAAGGCACAATTTTTGTTACATGGATTAGAAAAGCGCCTAGTATGTACCATGGCAGGAGCGAGGAAGTCGTGCACGTCGTCCAGCCTGTGGAATAGGAAGAGCACTTTGGACCGAACGGTTGGATCGGGGAACATCTTCATCGAGTGGGGCTCACTCCCCTTTTCGCCCAGTCTGTGCATGGTTCCCTCCACTGTGGTGCATTTCGACTTTTGCAAAGTCTGCAGCAGGAAAGCTATTGGACGCGAGAAAGCAACCATATAATGTGAAACAAGTCCAAATCACCTTCTGGGAAATACACCCTAATATAAAGTTAACGAAACCCCAACTCCCATCATGACATCTCCAGACTACAAGACACTAAAAGAACCAACTCTCCATATTTTATCAACAATGTATGCTCTCTTTCGAACGTAACGGCGTCGCATACCGAGCAACTGGGGTGCCGTTTCTGGGGACCAGGAAACTGCCACCTCTCCGCCGTTGCAGAAGTCCCTGAGGACGTCTTCCAATCCCGCGTACGTCTTCACTTGGGCGGACCATACCGCACGTCCAACGACCATCgcttacaacaacaacacgtcaTTCTGTGAGAAGGTGCAATGATATTTTTAACCTGTCTCTGAAGACAGGTTCTCCAGAAGACACTCCTCAGgtctgaacaaaaaaaaaaattgacctGACCGGCTTAATGCTTCTGTTTAGATCCACGTTTGGGAAAAATAGGGCAAAGCCCCAAGCCCCAGGTTTTCCCAAATTTTAAGGGCACGCGAAAATTTCGTCCAAGGACCGACACTTCGAAAAATATGCTGTAACCCCAAACTTTGTTTTTGCGATTGGTTGCACACGTTACTAGTAAGCATTTGAAATAATGGCTTGCAGCACAGACACGTGCAATGTCGCTTTTGTCAAATCCGCTGTGGATAGTTCCAGCTGGACTTTGAGCAACCCGGGATTCGCGAAATTGAGTGATTGCGAATAGGCGACTTGTGCTATGATGGAAGGTAAGGgatctgaggctgaaacacacaacaggCACGCCCCTGGGTGCCCAAACACAACTGCTATATTTTAAGTGCCCTCTGCCAGATTCGCGAAAAATTGGGGTTGCAAAGCTAAAGGTTTTATAGAAAAGTAAAGAAAGCACAAAAAAGGGGGCTAAATGACACGAGAATATTATTTTCTGCACTCTGGCCCTCGTCCTATATTCTTGGACCTGCCCTCTGACGCTCAGTGAACAAGCTGTGATAACTTTTCAACTACCTCCTGTCCTACCGCGCTAGCAACTGCCGGAACATTGCTCACCAATCAGAAGGAGCCACTTCATGGTGGCGGTTCACGATGCACTATGATGTTCGCCCACGGTAGCGCCGTCGTGGTTCGCACACGTCCATTCGTGCACGCGGTCCATTTTGGCAGAAAATGGTCGGCAAGTTGAAGGCCCGTTCCATTAGAATTGATTCGCAGCCTTCTCCTGTCCCTAATGTTCACAAGGTGCGCTCCACAGTAGTAGTTTTGCAGAACAATGGAAGCAGTTTAGAGCGACACAACGGAACGTGAAACAAACTCGGACCTACAATCAGGTGCACATAACTAGGTACGAATTCCGTTATcggctgttcttcttctttctttttggcgGGGGTTGGACCAAAAGCAGGATCCAACTTAGCGACCAAAGCTACACTTGACATGCCACAACCATTGTCGTAGCGAAGCAGAAACGCAGTCGATCATGCTTGCATGGTATAATCCCCCCTCCGACCACCTGCAAAAAAACGCCAAGGGAGCTCGAATTGGGTTAAACATTAGGTTCCCCTTCCCCGCTACGTGGGGAGTAGATGGAGAGGATGGAAAGTGGAGGGACTGGATCGACCCCTCCGTTGATATGAGTCCCCGCACTATCCCAAAGGTCGTCTGCACCAGGAAGAgaagtactgcttgcgacatacttgtcggGGATCGACAACACGTGGTCTATCCTATCTGAAACTTCCAGATGTTGCAAATTCATTTTCTCCTGACAAATAGAATCTTGTGGTGTGCGGTCCACCTTCAAGCACAATATTATTACAGCCCCTTCGAAGGCGACAAAACCAATACGGACTGTTGAATCATTATTTGAAGATATCAGAGGAGTGTGTAGCAAGTATTACATCATCTTCACTATTGGTTGTGTCCCTCGTTGCGGAGAGTAGCGCCGTATCATGCGTCATGACACAGGATGGCCGACCACAGGGGACGCAAAAAGGTGTATGTATTTGTCGACATATATCTGAATACTGGGTGTGCTTGTTTCTCAGGCGCAAAGCTCTCTGTGACGCATTCATATTTTCGCAAACGTCCTTGTGTTTTTGTTCATTTTTTTATGTAAGCCAGAGGAATATATTCGTTGTGGACACCCAAATGCGCAGCAAAGAACCACGCGCCTCTGCGAGCGTGTGTAACCAGGGAGTTGTCGTGACAGGAATGACTGATCCGCTGACATGCATGAAAGACCTCTTGCTCTCTTCCTCTTGATTGTTGGTAGTGGTACCGGCTGTTctgtctgcttttttttttcacagacgGTTTCAGGCacacgtcggcacagttcccttagaagtcggcccaggacgcgcattccctcagggcgtcagtcgtgacgttgcccacctctgtgaggccgaaaacggcgagcccttccacCAGGTACATGCAGAGCTGCTTACCTGCCGATATGGCTGCGCGTTGCTCGGAGGCCGTGGATCGTGCGTCCAGGGCAGTCTCCACAGGGAGAAATGTCAACCACTGGCTCAGAGTCGGGGGCAAACCCACAAGGCACATTTCACAAGGCTTATGCGGATCAGGTCATGTGCGCAAAGCTGGGAGGTGAACTGCGTTGGAAGGAGTTTCCCCCGACGTTGTACGGCAAATGTCAGTGCAATTCTCTATGGTGTGGTCACAGGACGCAGTTACCAGCTTCCGCAAATTACGGCCGACTTGGACAACTGGTGGCTAACGGAATCTTACGTAGCCCGTAGCGTATCAGTATCGTGTGCGACGACTGCCTACCAGTAGCTAAAGTATTCTGCTCCCGAGTTCAAGACGTAAAGCTCAACAAGCTCGTGACAAAATAAGATCACATGTGCGTCAAGACCAGCATATGACAGAGCGCACCTTGTCCGTGCTGCAGCAACCGCGGACCAACCGGAGTTGCTGAAACGCTAAACCTGCTGCTGTGAGGTCTGACTAGTTCTGCACCGACTGAACAGCGCACAAGCAAAACAAAAACCGCATAACGGTACGGGCAAGCGTTGCCGTGTCGTTCTGTGATGGTCATCGTCTTGCTTGTGCGTCGCCCAGTCATGATACCGTGACTGAATCTTGCCAATCCTCCATTTTGCATTTCTACACAGGGCTGCACTGTCGCACAAGATTTCGTAACCTCCAGACCGCCATTTTGATAGTGTAGAGGAGGTgatgttcctctacatgagtcctgaccggcgatgatggaatgtcccagcgggcagatgtgcgtgaccTCACGTTAGGATgctgccggtagaactggctgccagacgcagcagcagaggcgcgtcgtcgtcgtcttccacgggccgccacatcactcccccacTCAGACGCGGAGCACTGCATGCGGTTGcatgaggtccgcgtcgataccatatgaaaaggagaatgaggacgactcgtggatggtggacgactggACTTGCCTGCTAGAAGGTgtttcgctgctggtttgccgaaaaatttaggatgatgaattacgccgaacaagggtgttcgttgttcgggtcaccaaacgTAGAGGGACAGCACCTCCTCTACAGTCGGTGTCCTCAACAGCCACAATACACTGTAAacgttttcacacctttaaaggtgtgcgctatgcacattcaatctggttgcgtaacattgcatctccgggatgatattttacaaaattcggaaagcattactaaagatcaagtttcagtgcaaatcttgtttccattatgtcttggatatcgtaggtacgagctaatgcacgctaccgataatcgagcacgcgcaagtgtctacaataccgttgaacaatgttgagatgttgcaagactgaattttccgaggacagacaacactcgagtaaagaaaatttgtgcgaaaccgtgccccattatgatgttaccaaaattacacctaaaaaggcgtgcgccatgcacgctattacacctttaaaggtgtgaaaagatttagagtgtactgtcTCTTACTGCGCTACGATTTTAAATAACTATCGCGCATGGGAATTTATTTTTTAATAACGTACATGGCACCTGACAAGCTATGAAGTAGTGTTACGAGTAAAGTAGCAGTATAGCAGTGCTATGAGGCTGCAATAAGCCAAACGAAAGTGATCGAAGACTGGCTAGTTTATCTCTCGTTCACACCGCAAGAGAGTGAAAGCTAGAGCATGTAGAATCATTTGTCGTGCTAGCAACTCACAGTAGACACGCACTTGAACTCTATTTACGACCCATTAGCGATGATTTCATACCATCTACATAATGTTCCGAGTATGCGTTCCACAGTTGTAAAATCGGAAAGCCGTCGTCTGACAGCTGTAATTTTATGAAGCGCTCGATGGTCTCCCAATTGCAGCTTGCCAGAAAACTGGCGCACGGAACACGCGCATGTCCAATCATACTTTTATTATCAATCACCCAGTTCTTGGCTTGACACTGCTTGGGAACTTGTCCCCCCTTCACAGAATCGGTAGAACGTGTTTCACGCTAAGATAATGGGGAAGGATTTTGCGTTCCTTCAGAAATTTTGTCCTGCCAGGTACTCGATTTCCTATCAACCCCTATTTCGTTTAAGTACAATACTgcgaactgaaaaaaaaaaaaaaagtatcttaTGTCGTATTATAAACCAAACTCGTGACTTATAGTCCGCAAAACGTAAGTCAAGTGTTAATGCTGTGTGCTTCCACTAATTTCCACAAAAACAACCGGCAAAACGTCCTAGTTTCGGATTTTCGAATAGTAGGTGACGTCACCAGCAGTTGGTCACTGCCTCTCTGACGTCTGTCACCTATGCCACAGCGCACTCACCTTCGCGATCCTTCGCGACGTTGGAAGAGTGCCAatggcaatagacctctcccaaATGACGTCAAAGTAAAGCCCCTGAAGTATAGGGGCTTTACGCCAAAGCGCCAAAGTGCTCGACAGCGACACCAATTTCATAGAGTCGACGcaagggggcgaacaaggtcgcgcccaaaagccacggtcttgaggggattatgatgGCTCCCTGAAAGGAcgagaccttcggtcctacattTCGTTCAATAGctttatttagtgactctagtggaacccagccttcccGTTCCGATTtgcttcggtttcagtctgcttgccaacgtcatgatgacgtttgtcgggtagaggtctatttgaaaaagttccagggagcagcacGCACCATGgcagggcgtgccgggaaatgcgGGAAAACTATAGAAGACGATAGGAAAAGCGAGGCATACACATGTTTTCCCCGATAACTCCCAGCCTGCGTCACGACTGCCGCAGTGGCGCTGCGTGTTAGAGGAAGCGAActtcgaggagcaatgttgccagacgtgtgCCAGATTGCGCACAATATGACGTCACACCTGTCGAGACTAGAAATCCATTTTATGATACTTCCTCGTCACAAATAGAAGAAAATGTTTTGGGAGAATACAATGCGAAACACGTAGAATTGTAGATGACATAAATTTGGTAGGACCATGAAGACAAGATAATTAGTTCGTAGCGGCGTTATGCATACTTCCCTCTATCAGTACTTCTGGTGGACAAATCTCGATTTGCCTCTTTTGTTAAGTGGGTTTAGGTGGGAGGGCTTAAACGCGCCCTCCCCACGCAGCAAGAGAAAACGGGGCTCTAGCGTTACACGGCTTTTACCGCGTTTGGTGCTCCGGCACTTCCGACGAGCTTGATATCGGAAGTGAAACACCTCGATTGCAAGGACTACAGAAGCGATGCTGAAGCCTCCCAGCAAGATGATCACTGCGCTAACAAGATCTGACGTGGTCAGGGGAGAGAAATTGCCATCATCATCAGGCAGGACCCGTGGGAAGttgcgaaaggcgtcgtcccgTAGCCACTTTATGAAGTGACCGGTCTCCAAGAACCTTTGCGCCCTAGATATAGGAATACAAGGAAGAAAACGTCGTGTCAAACGCTTGCGTATGGCTAACCAATCCCGCTGTCTACATTACGAGCACGCGCTGAACGATGATTCGCAGAGACGAAAGCGTCGGACTATCCAGACCCCCTTATACACCCTAAACGTTTGGCCACACACCCCTAACCTTTTTCCCTATGCACCTTTACAAAGAACCCTTACTACTTCAGATTTATACACGTGTCAGTAATGATACGGTAAGCTGTTATGACttaactgtaataatgaccccccccccccatattttgcaacacccctccgtgcttgggattctggataaaccactgggaCTATGCACAGAGGCGCCACAATCAGGACCGTCCAGGGACGTAACCTTTGGACCGCTTGGGCCCCCATGTAGTTTTTACAgtactgttttctttttttttctttttttgttataaaGAAATTTGGCAACATGCATTGCGCATTCATAATGTGATACTGGGCCTTCGAACACTGCATAGACAAGAGAACGAAGCGCGGCGTTTCCATACTGCAGGTTCCTTTGTTCGATTGCCCCGCATGTCAGCTTGGACCACATGAACACCCCGCCACTTCATGATTTCAGGGCTGCACGAGAATGGGGCAGCGCGGTACTCGTGTTACGAAGGCGCCTAAACAATAACGCGACACATGGAAGACAATGCTCCACTTGTGATTGCTACGCCTCGACCATATTACGTCGCGTTGTTGGGAGTGCATAGGTATCACTCACACAGTGTCGATATGTGGCCTGTAGAAGCAGTTCCTCTGGAAGGCCATGGACATATAAGCGTTCCCCATGTGCCCGGTAGACACCTTCACGGTGGTGGCCTTCAAATCTGACAGAGCAGCGACCAGACCCATTCTGGTGTCGATGTAGCCGTAATTTTCGCGAATAGCCTTCTCAAGACCGAGGGCCTTGCCAGGAACCAACAGGTCGTAatcttcgtccagcaaacgtcGGATAAGCATCATGATGGTTGATGTCGACGACTGCAGCGAACAATGCCATACATGATTATCCCATATTCGTTACTGGAACGCCAATAAGCAGGGCataggaagtaaaaaaaaaaaattgctaatGCTATTGTCCTTGCCTGTGTCGCACAATCGGTATGAGTAGTGAAATGCGTGATTACAGTAAGAaatacgattttttttgcaTTCGCATCATGAGGGACACATCAAATGTCTACCTGCACTACAGGGTTGAACCAGTGCACTTATAATGTGAGTGAATATTTAAACCGTCCCCTTGCCTGCACGGCTGAGACTATACCTGGATGAGCCAAGCTTGCGCTGTTCCATTGGCAGTGCCGGCTCTCATCTTCCCGCCCTTTATGGCCTCCTCCAGCTGACTCACAGTGTTTATGTCCTTCTCGTACTGAGGTACGCTGAGCACTGCAAGTAGGACGCAGCAGTACGCCTGTGCTAACACAACCGCAAGAACCAGCCATGTGCCACGGAAGATACGATAGCTGGTAGTTTGATATTCCGAACGCCATCCGCCTGCAGTTAGGCGAGAAATTACCTTCGAGGACAAGCCCGTGAGCTCTATAGATGGGGCACGACCCGAAGAGTAACGTACACAATTTTCATGCAGTATAACACATTCGCCGGAGAGCATACAGGCTGAAACTGATGAATG is a window encoding:
- the LOC135395216 gene encoding uncharacterized protein LOC135395216; its protein translation is MPFTQAIVQPFRIQVWLSLLASLAVGAIVLRLLKRWTPGHSLVGQVPDLWLLLATLAYQSGWRSEYQTTSYRIFRGTWLVLAVVLAQAYCCVLLAVLSVPQYEKDINTVSQLEEAIKGGKMRAGTANGTAQAWLIQSSTSTIMMLIRRLLDEDYDLLVPGKALGLEKAIRENYGYIDTRMGLVAALSDLKATTVKVSTGHMGNAYMSMAFQRNCFYRPHIDTVAQRFLETGHFIKWLRDDAFRNFPRVLPDDDGNFSPLTTSDLVSAVIILLGGFSIASVVLAIEVFHFRYQARRKCRSTKRGKSRVTLEPRFLLLRGEGAFKPSHLNPLNKRGKSRFVHQKY